Proteins from a single region of Synechococcus sp. WH 8109:
- a CDS encoding inverse autotransporter beta-barrel domain-containing protein, which produces MRTTNRLLLSAKHIKQAMSGSVSFKLAFSLIASGLTLQCLPASAESTQKNFTERGSHSLYSSHSKGIWHESPLASRVIDKLLIRNWTSLNNKNGIEWSNQISNLALNLASNKLSDYATKTIQKYPFVLGASVNFDIRTEGATNIGGDVLFKIADFGLKDDESRDGIAFLHTKYTGSLSNDSTWNAGLGLRHLIGEELLAGVNGYWDYRTTNYSTSHSRFGLGGELFWKTLSLTNNWYIAGTGTKTISTNNTDYYERVVPGWDFELGYRLPSNPNIAFFARGFRWDYRNRNDNTGFQGKVTYQMTPHVRLDSWISNEVPANQTQTNGELDNNDITIGLNFTLTANPVTYKTNNIKQILQQEMVKPVRRRYDVLLERWAKTNTFTNSVGGA; this is translated from the coding sequence TTGCGCACCACAAACCGGCTTTTACTGTCTGCGAAGCATATCAAGCAAGCCATGAGTGGATCGGTGTCATTCAAACTTGCTTTTAGCCTCATCGCTTCAGGCCTAACACTCCAGTGCCTGCCAGCTAGCGCGGAATCAACCCAGAAGAATTTCACTGAGCGTGGTAGCCATAGTCTTTACAGCTCTCACAGCAAGGGTATTTGGCATGAATCTCCATTGGCAAGTCGGGTAATCGACAAGCTTTTGATACGCAATTGGACGTCATTAAATAATAAAAATGGAATTGAGTGGAGCAATCAGATCTCAAATCTCGCGCTTAACTTGGCCTCCAATAAGTTATCTGATTATGCAACAAAGACAATTCAAAAATACCCCTTCGTCTTGGGGGCTTCCGTTAATTTTGACATAAGGACTGAAGGAGCTACTAATATTGGGGGTGATGTTCTTTTCAAAATCGCAGACTTTGGACTAAAAGATGATGAAAGTCGAGATGGAATTGCCTTTCTCCACACAAAATACACCGGCAGTCTCTCAAACGACTCCACGTGGAATGCAGGATTGGGTCTTCGTCACTTAATCGGGGAAGAGTTGCTGGCTGGCGTTAACGGTTACTGGGATTACAGAACTACCAACTACAGCACCTCGCACAGTCGTTTTGGCTTAGGTGGAGAGCTGTTTTGGAAAACACTGAGCCTTACCAACAATTGGTACATCGCTGGTACAGGAACAAAAACCATCAGTACTAACAACACCGATTACTACGAAAGGGTTGTTCCTGGCTGGGATTTTGAACTCGGCTACCGTCTTCCTTCCAATCCAAATATTGCATTTTTTGCACGAGGATTTCGCTGGGACTACCGAAATCGTAATGACAACACCGGCTTTCAAGGAAAAGTTACTTATCAGATGACGCCACACGTGCGATTGGATTCCTGGATATCCAACGAAGTACCTGCAAATCAAACTCAAACCAATGGGGAATTGGATAATAACGACATCACTATTGGATTGAATTTCACCCTGACCGCAAACCCAGTAACTTACAAAACAAATAATATCAAACAAATACTTCAACAGGAAATGGTGAAGCCAGTTCGTCGTCGCTACGACGTGTTGCTTGAGCGCTGGGCTAAAACAAATACATTTACAAATAGCGTGGGAGGAGCTTAA
- a CDS encoding adenine phosphoribosyltransferase encodes MMPGAPPLRHLDLDLQSHIRSIPDFPKPGILFRDINPLLRSPDAMAEVICQLGQVCDQVEPDLIVGIESRGFIFGAPLASDRQLGFVPVRKPGKLPGEVVGLDYALEYGNDRLEIQADAFENSPRVLVVDDLLATGGTAAATGQLVEQAGGCLVGFAFVIELEGLGGRQALPAGRPVEVLLRYG; translated from the coding sequence ATGATGCCAGGGGCACCGCCATTGCGTCACCTGGATTTGGATCTTCAGTCGCACATTCGTTCAATTCCAGATTTTCCCAAGCCTGGAATTCTGTTTCGAGATATCAACCCTCTCCTGCGGTCGCCCGACGCCATGGCCGAGGTGATCTGCCAGCTGGGTCAGGTGTGTGACCAGGTGGAGCCTGATCTGATCGTGGGGATCGAATCCCGGGGATTCATTTTTGGAGCACCCTTGGCCAGCGATCGACAGCTTGGCTTCGTGCCTGTGCGGAAGCCTGGAAAGCTGCCCGGTGAGGTGGTGGGTCTGGATTACGCCCTGGAGTACGGCAACGATCGGCTCGAGATTCAAGCCGACGCGTTTGAGAATTCACCCCGTGTGCTGGTGGTGGACGATCTGCTGGCCACCGGTGGAACAGCTGCAGCGACAGGACAATTGGTGGAGCAGGCCGGTGGTTGCTTGGTGGGTTTTGCCTTTGTGATCGAGCTGGAGGGGCTCGGAGGCCGTCAGGCCTTGCCTGCCGGTCGACCCGTAGAAGTGTTGCTGCGCTACGGCTGA
- a CDS encoding DUF2949 domain-containing protein, translated as MVMSSQRQPPATEALLQFLQRRLGLSPSALELGQRQAELEQAPLPIVLWSFGLLSLQQLEDVFDWQNSQP; from the coding sequence ATGGTCATGTCTAGCCAGCGGCAACCCCCAGCTACGGAAGCGCTGCTGCAGTTTCTTCAGCGGCGTTTGGGGTTGAGTCCAAGCGCCCTGGAGCTGGGGCAACGCCAGGCGGAACTGGAACAAGCCCCCCTTCCGATCGTGCTGTGGAGCTTTGGATTGTTGAGTTTGCAGCAGTTGGAAGACGTCTTCGACTGGCAGAACAGTCAGCCGTAG
- a CDS encoding FAD-dependent monooxygenase, whose amino-acid sequence MVPSPPEIHVLGAGPTGALTALALGHRGQRVVLFDPLTASELQARSRAYAITHSSRRLLTNLGLWHDLRDALVPFRDLDLRDVATNARVLFGLEDLTSANRHHDGIGWILDHRPLMKLLLARLMANGNVAMHLAEPSPNPSPDALIVAADGPRSPTREAWGIRHWGIRYRQGCLTAKVALRGLPHDRACELFRPEGPLAVLPLGQGTFQVVWSAPWQRCQQRSTLQRGAFLDQLAAVLPEGIEPDFLLDQPRAFPQQWLLARRFHHGRGLLIGEAGHRCHPVGGQGLNLCWRDVDGLLRAVERGGSAATIARRYGMSRWLDVLQVGVATDLLVRVFSNREPLLLPLRRLALLLLKQFSGLRQLSLQAMSDGPMQLWRTLPN is encoded by the coding sequence ATGGTTCCATCCCCTCCAGAGATTCATGTTTTGGGCGCTGGTCCCACCGGCGCCCTCACAGCTCTTGCCCTCGGCCACCGTGGTCAGCGCGTGGTCCTGTTTGACCCGCTGACGGCATCGGAACTCCAAGCCAGAAGCCGGGCGTACGCCATCACCCACTCCAGCCGCAGGTTGTTGACAAATCTGGGCCTGTGGCACGACCTGCGCGATGCCTTGGTGCCTTTCCGAGACCTGGATTTGCGGGACGTGGCCACCAACGCCCGCGTTCTTTTCGGTCTGGAAGACCTGACATCAGCCAATCGACACCATGACGGCATTGGCTGGATCCTCGATCACCGTCCCTTGATGAAGCTGTTGCTGGCTCGGCTGATGGCCAACGGCAACGTGGCCATGCACCTGGCCGAACCATCCCCTAATCCAAGTCCTGACGCCCTGATCGTGGCGGCTGATGGACCACGCTCCCCCACACGAGAGGCCTGGGGCATCCGTCACTGGGGCATCCGCTATCGCCAGGGGTGCCTCACCGCCAAAGTTGCCCTGCGGGGACTCCCCCACGACAGGGCCTGCGAGTTGTTTCGCCCAGAAGGCCCTCTCGCTGTTCTGCCCTTGGGGCAGGGCACTTTCCAGGTGGTGTGGAGTGCACCGTGGCAGCGTTGCCAGCAGCGCAGCACGCTGCAGCGCGGTGCGTTTCTCGATCAGCTGGCCGCTGTTCTGCCGGAGGGGATTGAACCGGATTTCCTTCTGGATCAACCCCGAGCCTTCCCACAGCAATGGCTCCTGGCTCGCCGCTTCCATCACGGAAGGGGCTTGCTGATCGGCGAAGCGGGCCACCGCTGCCATCCCGTGGGAGGCCAGGGGCTCAATCTCTGCTGGCGTGATGTGGATGGTTTGCTGCGCGCCGTGGAGCGGGGCGGCAGCGCCGCAACAATCGCTCGGCGCTATGGGATGAGCCGCTGGCTTGATGTGCTCCAGGTGGGTGTGGCGACGGATCTTCTGGTGCGGGTGTTCTCCAACCGCGAACCGCTGTTGCTTCCCCTACGGCGCTTGGCCTTGCTTCTGTTGAAACAGTTCTCTGGGCTGCGCCAACTCAGCTTGCAGGCCATGAGTGACGGTCCCATGCAGCTCTGGCGGACCTTGCCAAACTGA